Proteins encoded within one genomic window of Jiangella mangrovi:
- a CDS encoding response regulator: protein MQPVKVFLVDDQQLVRAGFRMVIDSQPDLEVVGEAGDGDAALQALTVTAADVVLMDVRMPVLDGVEATRRLRSREDAPKVIVLTTFDLDEYAFAAIKAGASGFLLKDAPPPTLLDAVRSVHSGDAVVAPSTTKRLLDRFAGHLPEDATPPGAVWTGLTQREHEIVREVVRGRSNAEIAAALFVTEATVKTHIGRVLAKVGLRDRVQLVVLAYETGLVRPGAS from the coding sequence GTGCAGCCGGTCAAGGTCTTCCTGGTGGACGACCAGCAGCTGGTCCGGGCCGGGTTCCGGATGGTCATCGACTCCCAGCCCGACCTCGAGGTGGTCGGCGAGGCGGGTGACGGCGACGCCGCGCTGCAGGCCCTGACGGTCACCGCGGCCGACGTCGTGCTCATGGACGTCCGGATGCCGGTGCTCGACGGCGTCGAGGCCACCCGGCGGCTGCGCTCCCGCGAGGACGCGCCGAAGGTGATCGTGCTGACCACGTTCGACCTCGACGAGTACGCCTTCGCCGCCATCAAGGCCGGCGCCAGCGGGTTCCTGCTCAAGGACGCCCCGCCGCCGACGCTGCTCGACGCCGTCCGCTCCGTGCACTCCGGGGACGCGGTGGTCGCTCCGAGCACGACGAAGCGGCTGCTCGATCGGTTCGCCGGGCACCTGCCCGAGGACGCGACCCCGCCCGGCGCCGTCTGGACCGGGCTGACCCAGCGCGAGCACGAGATCGTCCGCGAGGTGGTCCGCGGCCGCTCGAACGCCGAGATCGCCGCGGCCCTCTTCGTCACCGAGGCGACGGTGAAGACGCACATCGGCCGCGTGCTGGCCAAGGTCGGCCTGCGCGACCGTGTGCAACTGGTCGTGCTCGCCTACGAGACCGGGCTGGTGCGGCCGGGCGCGTCCTGA
- a CDS encoding PH domain-containing protein, with protein sequence MTSAPGSEAGDAKATRVDPTPEHFRRLHPLTPLLRGWTVLAALIAFGGQDALRSGEMGRLGITVLVVAVIGMLAGLLSWWTTRYGFDGDALRIDSGLLNRRSRRVRLDRLQAVDINRPLAGRLLGLSELRLEVAGGGKAEAPLQYLAVDDAVRLRAELLARAAGIDADTPEAPERLVHEVPLDRLVWSTVLSGTFIVGLVFIVGIGIAFAFFRDSDVTIGVLSSMVPGIIAIGAALWAQLGRNFAFVLAESPDGYRIRKGLLETQHQTVPPGRVQGVAMRQPLLWRGKGWVRLDVDVAGYSGESGDDSQRTSTLLPVATYDEAAEVLRQVLPGSDPLSVPLSYAPRPARWLRPFGWKRLAYGTDEHVVVVREGVLSRAVTTVPHAKTQSVRVVQGPLQRRLGLASVHVDTTPGPVDAVIRHRFAAEARTIVEEQAERARLARKADVPEQWMARYRQQSAPPPAGDADGDGPPAASSERDQE encoded by the coding sequence GTGACCAGCGCGCCCGGCAGCGAGGCGGGTGACGCCAAGGCCACCCGGGTCGATCCCACCCCGGAGCACTTCCGCCGGCTGCATCCGCTGACTCCGCTGCTGCGGGGCTGGACGGTGCTGGCCGCGCTCATCGCCTTCGGCGGCCAGGACGCGCTGCGTTCCGGCGAGATGGGCCGGCTCGGGATCACCGTGCTGGTGGTTGCGGTCATCGGCATGCTCGCCGGGCTGCTGTCGTGGTGGACCACCCGCTACGGCTTCGACGGCGACGCCCTGCGCATCGACTCCGGCCTGCTGAACCGGCGGTCCCGGCGGGTCCGGCTGGACCGCCTGCAGGCCGTCGACATCAACCGCCCGCTGGCCGGCCGGCTGCTCGGCCTCTCGGAGCTGCGGCTCGAGGTGGCCGGCGGGGGCAAGGCCGAGGCGCCGTTGCAGTACCTTGCCGTCGACGACGCGGTCCGGCTGCGGGCCGAGCTGCTGGCCCGCGCCGCCGGCATCGACGCCGACACACCCGAGGCGCCGGAGCGGCTGGTCCACGAGGTGCCGCTGGACCGGCTGGTGTGGTCGACGGTGCTGTCCGGCACGTTCATCGTCGGCCTGGTCTTCATCGTCGGCATCGGCATCGCGTTCGCCTTCTTCCGCGACAGCGACGTCACCATCGGGGTGCTGTCGTCGATGGTGCCCGGCATCATCGCCATCGGCGCCGCGCTCTGGGCCCAGCTCGGCCGCAACTTCGCCTTCGTCCTGGCGGAGTCGCCCGACGGCTACCGCATCCGCAAGGGCCTGCTCGAGACCCAGCACCAGACCGTCCCGCCCGGCCGCGTGCAGGGAGTAGCCATGCGCCAGCCGTTGTTGTGGAGGGGGAAGGGCTGGGTGCGACTGGACGTGGACGTGGCAGGCTACAGCGGCGAGTCGGGCGACGACAGCCAGCGCACGTCGACGCTGCTGCCGGTGGCGACGTACGACGAGGCGGCCGAGGTGCTGCGGCAGGTGCTGCCGGGCTCCGACCCGCTGTCGGTGCCGCTGAGCTACGCCCCGCGGCCGGCCCGCTGGCTGCGTCCGTTCGGCTGGAAGCGGCTGGCGTACGGCACCGACGAGCATGTGGTCGTCGTGCGCGAGGGGGTGCTGAGCCGCGCCGTCACCACCGTCCCGCACGCGAAGACCCAGAGTGTGCGGGTGGTGCAGGGACCGCTGCAGCGCCGGCTCGGGCTGGCCTCGGTGCATGTCGACACCACGCCCGGCCCGGTCGACGCCGTCATCCGGCACCGGTTCGCCGCCGAGGCCCGCACCATCGTCGAAGAGCAGGCCGAACGGGCTCGACTGGCACGCAAGGCCGATGTTCCAGAACAATGGATGGCGAGGTACCGGCAGCAGTCGGCACCCCCACCCGCAGGCGACGCCGACGGTGACGGCCCACCGGCCGCATCGAGCGAGCGAGACCAGGAGTAG
- a CDS encoding MFS transporter, producing MSHSAPVQSPDLARVVRARNAVATVFALNGLAVASWMARIPEVRDLLGLTPSEIGRVLLALAAGSLIALPTSGLVVSRLGAARTVAGGSVLVAVGLALAGLGSDTLSVVAVAALGLAFVGYGSGSWDVAMNVEGAAVERLLGRTIMPRFHAAFSLGTVAGAGIGAGATAAGVPVVVHLGVISVVAVVVTITATRSFLPRTVEVGDDGEPAQRISVWTAWREPRTLIIGLMVMCAALIEGIANDWLALGLVDGYEVGNATGAVGFAIFLAAMTAGRTAGTQLVDRFGRLPVLRTSAVLAAAGVLLVVFGGSLAVALVGTVIWGLGAALGFPLGMSAASDDPRRAAARVSVVASIGYTAFLAGPPILGYLGDHEGVLNALLVVAAAAVVLGLVSPAAREQKPAETSVTR from the coding sequence GTGAGCCACTCCGCACCGGTCCAGTCGCCCGACCTCGCCCGGGTCGTTCGCGCGCGCAACGCCGTCGCCACGGTGTTCGCGCTGAACGGGCTGGCCGTCGCGAGCTGGATGGCGCGGATCCCCGAGGTCCGCGACCTGCTCGGCCTGACCCCCAGCGAGATCGGCCGCGTGCTGCTGGCCCTCGCGGCCGGCTCGCTCATCGCGCTGCCGACGTCGGGCCTGGTGGTGAGCAGGCTCGGGGCGGCCCGGACGGTGGCCGGCGGCTCGGTGCTCGTCGCCGTCGGGCTCGCGCTCGCGGGCCTGGGCAGCGACACGCTCTCCGTCGTGGCCGTCGCCGCCCTCGGCCTGGCGTTCGTCGGCTACGGGTCCGGGTCGTGGGACGTCGCCATGAACGTCGAGGGCGCGGCGGTCGAGCGGCTGCTCGGTCGCACGATCATGCCGCGCTTTCACGCGGCGTTCAGCCTCGGCACCGTGGCCGGCGCGGGCATCGGCGCCGGCGCCACGGCGGCCGGCGTCCCGGTGGTCGTCCACCTCGGGGTCATCAGCGTCGTCGCGGTCGTCGTCACCATCACGGCCACCCGCAGCTTCCTGCCGCGCACCGTCGAGGTCGGCGACGACGGCGAGCCCGCGCAGCGCATCTCGGTCTGGACCGCCTGGCGCGAGCCGCGCACGCTGATCATCGGCCTCATGGTCATGTGCGCCGCGCTCATCGAGGGCATCGCCAACGACTGGCTGGCGCTCGGCCTGGTCGACGGCTACGAGGTCGGCAACGCCACCGGCGCCGTCGGCTTCGCGATCTTCCTGGCCGCCATGACCGCCGGGCGGACCGCCGGCACGCAGCTGGTCGACCGGTTCGGCCGGCTCCCGGTGCTGCGCACCAGCGCCGTCCTTGCCGCGGCGGGCGTGCTGCTGGTGGTGTTCGGCGGGTCGCTGGCGGTCGCACTGGTGGGCACCGTCATCTGGGGCCTCGGCGCGGCGCTGGGCTTCCCGCTCGGCATGAGCGCCGCCTCCGACGACCCACGCCGGGCCGCCGCCCGGGTCAGCGTGGTCGCCTCCATCGGCTACACCGCGTTCCTCGCCGGCCCGCCCATCCTCGGCTACCTCGGCGACCACGAGGGCGTCCTCAACGCCCTGCTCGTCGTCGCCGCGGCCGCCGTCGTGCTCGGCCTGGTCTCGCCCGCGGCCCGCGAGCAGAAGCCGGCCGAGACCTCCGTCACGCGATGA
- a CDS encoding ATP-binding cassette domain-containing protein, with protein sequence MSLQTDFPGASSAVLAPAVRAVGLTKLHGSGDTAVRALDAVDVAFAAGRFTAIMGPSGSGKSTLVHCLAGLDTATSGRVLLGDTDLTALSDTQLTLLRRERLGFVFQAFNLLPTLDAEANVLLPLKLAGRRPDRRWFAEIVDVLGIGDRLRHRPSELSGGQQQRVAVARALINRPEVIFADEPTGNLDSRSGGEVLAILRTSVRELGRTVVMVTHDPVAASSADRVVMLADGHVAGEIARPTPDAVIDGLRRLGG encoded by the coding sequence GTGAGCCTTCAGACCGACTTCCCCGGCGCCTCGAGCGCCGTTCTCGCGCCGGCGGTCCGTGCCGTCGGCCTGACCAAGCTGCACGGCAGCGGCGACACCGCCGTCCGTGCCCTCGACGCCGTCGACGTCGCGTTCGCGGCCGGCCGGTTCACCGCGATCATGGGCCCGTCCGGGTCCGGCAAGTCGACGCTCGTGCACTGCCTCGCCGGCCTGGACACGGCGACGTCGGGCCGCGTGCTGCTGGGCGACACCGACCTCACGGCGCTGTCGGACACCCAGCTGACGCTGCTGCGCCGCGAGCGCCTCGGCTTCGTCTTCCAGGCGTTCAACCTGCTGCCGACGCTCGACGCGGAGGCGAACGTGCTGCTGCCGCTGAAGCTGGCCGGCAGGCGCCCGGACCGGCGCTGGTTCGCCGAGATCGTCGACGTGCTGGGCATCGGCGACCGCCTGCGGCACCGGCCGAGCGAGCTCTCCGGCGGCCAGCAGCAGCGGGTCGCCGTCGCCCGTGCCCTGATCAACCGGCCCGAGGTGATCTTCGCCGACGAGCCGACCGGCAACCTGGACTCGCGCTCCGGCGGCGAGGTGCTGGCGATCCTGCGCACCAGCGTGCGCGAGCTGGGCCGGACCGTCGTCATGGTGACGCACGACCCGGTCGCGGCCTCGTCGGCGGACCGGGTCGTCATGCTCGCCGACGGCCACGTCGCGGGCGAGATCGCCCGGCCCACGCCCGACGCCGTCATCGACGGCCTGCGCCGGCTGGGAGGCTGA
- the add gene encoding adenosine deaminase, producing MPPRPLATLPKAQSHLHLTGAMRPATLDELAARHGVAVPPLAGLAGGPHEWAVFQGRYDAARAAIRTAEDVARVVREAAEDDAADGCGWSELQVDPTSYAPVLGGLEAAVEAVLTAAAAAPLPMGVVVASSWARSGEHATTLARLAARYAGDGVAGFGLSNDVRRGRAEDFAPAFRVAADAGLLRVPHGGFFTGAAHVRACVELLGATRVGHGTAAATDPVVLELLAERGVALEICPTSYPPFGVHRLDEIPVRTALEAGVAVAIGSDDPLLFAVGLGGQYAICRHTLGLTDEELAALARGSITSSAAPPPLRARLLAGVDAWLSG from the coding sequence GTGCCGCCCCGCCCGCTCGCGACGCTGCCGAAGGCGCAGTCGCACCTGCATCTCACCGGCGCGATGCGTCCGGCCACGCTGGACGAGCTGGCCGCCCGGCACGGCGTGGCGGTGCCGCCGCTGGCCGGGCTCGCCGGCGGGCCGCACGAGTGGGCGGTCTTCCAGGGCCGCTACGACGCCGCCCGGGCCGCCATCCGCACGGCCGAGGATGTCGCCCGCGTGGTCCGCGAGGCCGCCGAGGACGACGCCGCCGACGGCTGCGGCTGGTCGGAGCTGCAGGTCGACCCGACGTCGTACGCGCCGGTGCTCGGCGGGCTGGAGGCGGCGGTCGAGGCGGTGCTGACGGCGGCCGCCGCCGCGCCGCTGCCCATGGGTGTGGTCGTGGCGTCGAGTTGGGCCCGGTCCGGTGAGCACGCGACGACGCTGGCCCGGCTGGCCGCGCGCTACGCCGGCGACGGCGTGGCCGGCTTCGGGCTCTCCAACGACGTGCGGCGGGGACGGGCCGAGGACTTCGCGCCCGCGTTCCGGGTCGCCGCCGACGCCGGCCTGCTGCGCGTCCCGCACGGCGGCTTCTTCACCGGCGCGGCGCACGTGCGGGCCTGCGTGGAGCTGCTGGGCGCGACCCGGGTCGGGCACGGCACGGCAGCCGCCACCGACCCCGTCGTGCTGGAGCTGCTGGCCGAACGGGGCGTGGCGCTGGAGATCTGCCCCACCTCGTATCCGCCGTTCGGGGTGCACCGGCTCGACGAGATCCCGGTGCGGACGGCGCTCGAGGCCGGTGTGGCGGTGGCGATCGGCAGCGACGACCCGCTGCTGTTCGCCGTCGGGCTGGGCGGCCAGTACGCGATCTGCCGGCACACCCTCGGGCTGACCGACGAGGAGCTGGCCGCGCTCGCCCGCGGCTCGATCACGTCGTCGGCCGCACCGCCTCCGCTGCGCGCGCGGCTCCTGGCCGGCGTCGACGCCTGGCTCAGCGGCTAG
- a CDS encoding substrate-binding domain-containing protein, with protein MGEHRATLAAVAARAGVSPSTASLAFSGSGPVAEATRERVLAAAQELGYAGPDPLARSLRRGRSGIVGAVIGERLLYAFRDPVAVALLDGIAEALSPSGTGLLLLSGDAQHGSPTTEQVGRMPVDAVVFATCGRDDDPLLDLFLRRGVPVVAVDGPDRPDVTLVDIDDYGGAAELARHVASLGHHRVAVVALPLRLDGGRGLVDDARRADIGFVDCRARLSGTEDVFGPVPVAEAPSNVIEEGELAARLLLSGPDRPTAIVAQSDLLAVGVIRAAEALGLRVPEDLTVVGFDGIDTPWLGARTLTTVVQPITEKGRVTGRMVTELLAGERPADVHLPVRLRVGTTSAPPSR; from the coding sequence GTGGGCGAGCATCGGGCGACGCTGGCGGCTGTGGCCGCGCGGGCCGGGGTGTCGCCGTCCACGGCGTCCCTGGCGTTCAGCGGCTCCGGGCCGGTGGCCGAGGCCACCCGCGAGCGAGTGCTGGCCGCCGCCCAGGAGCTCGGGTACGCCGGGCCCGACCCGCTGGCCCGGTCGCTGCGCCGCGGCCGGTCCGGCATCGTCGGCGCCGTCATCGGCGAGCGGCTGCTCTACGCGTTCCGCGACCCCGTCGCCGTCGCGCTGCTCGACGGCATCGCCGAGGCGCTCAGCCCGTCGGGCACCGGCCTGCTGCTGCTCTCGGGCGACGCCCAGCACGGCAGCCCGACCACCGAGCAGGTCGGCCGGATGCCGGTCGACGCCGTCGTCTTCGCCACCTGCGGCCGCGACGACGACCCCCTGCTCGACCTGTTCCTCCGCCGGGGCGTGCCGGTGGTCGCCGTCGACGGGCCGGACCGCCCAGACGTCACGCTGGTCGACATCGACGACTACGGAGGCGCCGCCGAGCTGGCCCGGCACGTCGCGTCGCTCGGCCACCACCGGGTCGCCGTCGTCGCGCTGCCGCTGCGCCTCGACGGCGGGCGCGGGCTGGTCGACGACGCACGCCGCGCCGACATCGGCTTCGTCGACTGCCGGGCCCGGCTCAGCGGCACCGAGGACGTCTTCGGTCCGGTCCCGGTGGCCGAGGCGCCCAGCAACGTCATCGAGGAGGGCGAGCTGGCCGCCCGGCTGCTGCTGTCCGGCCCGGACCGCCCGACGGCCATCGTCGCTCAGAGCGACCTGCTCGCCGTCGGTGTCATCCGGGCCGCCGAGGCGCTGGGCCTGCGCGTCCCCGAGGACCTCACCGTCGTCGGCTTCGACGGCATCGACACCCCGTGGCTGGGTGCGCGGACGCTGACCACCGTGGTGCAGCCCATCACCGAGAAGGGCCGGGTCACCGGGCGCATGGTCACCGAGCTGCTCGCGGGGGAGCGCCCGGCCGACGTGCACCTGCCGGTGCGGCTGCGGGTGGGGACGACGTCGGCTCCGCCTAGCCGCTGA
- a CDS encoding NADPH-dependent F420 reductase — protein MLVAVLGTGMVGQAIAGRFDELGHQVYVGTRDPVATMIRTEPDHLGNPPFPAWHEQHPEARLATYADAAAAAELVVNATPGAVSLQVLEAAGAEHLDGKVLMDISNPLVFTPGGPPTLFVKDDDSLGEQIQRAFPGARVVKALNTVNATLMAHPALLAGGDHSIFVCGDDAAAKAQVTEVLTSFGHTDVIDLGDIGASRGVEMYLPVWLRLMGALGTSRFSIKVVR, from the coding sequence ATGCTTGTCGCGGTACTCGGCACCGGCATGGTCGGCCAGGCGATCGCGGGCCGGTTCGACGAGCTGGGCCACCAGGTGTACGTCGGCACCAGGGACCCCGTCGCCACGATGATCCGCACCGAGCCCGACCACCTCGGCAACCCGCCCTTCCCGGCCTGGCACGAGCAGCACCCCGAGGCGCGGCTCGCCACGTACGCCGACGCCGCGGCCGCCGCCGAGCTCGTGGTCAACGCCACGCCCGGTGCGGTGTCCCTGCAGGTGCTCGAGGCCGCCGGCGCGGAGCACCTCGACGGCAAGGTGCTGATGGACATCTCCAACCCGCTGGTCTTCACGCCCGGCGGCCCGCCCACGCTGTTCGTCAAGGACGACGACTCCCTCGGCGAGCAGATCCAGCGCGCGTTCCCGGGCGCCCGCGTGGTCAAGGCCCTGAACACCGTCAACGCCACGCTCATGGCGCACCCCGCCCTGCTGGCCGGCGGCGACCACTCGATCTTCGTGTGCGGCGACGACGCGGCGGCGAAGGCGCAGGTCACCGAGGTCCTGACCAGCTTCGGTCACACCGACGTCATCGACCTCGGCGATATCGGCGCCTCGCGCGGGGTCGAGATGTACCTGCCGGTCTGGCTGCGGCTCATGGGCGCGCTGGGCACGTCCAGGTTCAGCATCAAGGTCGTCCGCTAG
- a CDS encoding DUF7134 domain-containing protein: MRRRDRLYAWVRRHPVVPDAVIALGLLLTVVVFSAAAYDPTWAHLTLGAVMCLALVLRRLRPVESFAVLVACGLVQWATGLPLTPADVILLIGLYAVSAYGSRWASRAGLAAGLLGVVLAVTREFSPATDGTQAFIASLLSLSAVVVGAWAMGDVRRVRQAYVAELVERAHQAERERDQRAQLAAAEERARIAREMHDVVAHNLSVIVVQADGGRYAGDQDPQAALDALKTIGDTGRGALSEMRRLLGVLRATDDGDGGTIRPQPGLGSLPELVTSVRQAGLPVELDVTGPPRPLQPGPSLAVYRVIQEALTNALKHAGPAARARVALVFATDRLMARVSDDGRGAGAVDDGLGQGLAGMRERMTMYGGTVTAGPAAGGGWRVELDLPYGEGA, encoded by the coding sequence GTGAGGCGCAGGGACCGGCTGTACGCGTGGGTGCGCCGGCATCCCGTCGTGCCGGACGCCGTCATCGCGCTCGGACTGCTGCTCACCGTCGTGGTGTTCAGCGCGGCGGCCTACGACCCGACCTGGGCACACCTGACCCTGGGCGCCGTCATGTGCCTGGCGCTGGTCCTCCGGCGCCTGCGGCCGGTCGAGTCGTTCGCGGTGCTGGTGGCCTGCGGACTCGTGCAGTGGGCGACCGGCCTGCCGCTGACCCCGGCCGACGTGATCCTGCTGATCGGGTTGTACGCCGTCAGCGCCTACGGCTCGCGCTGGGCCAGCCGGGCCGGGCTCGCGGCCGGCCTGCTGGGCGTCGTCCTGGCCGTCACGCGCGAGTTCTCGCCCGCCACCGACGGGACGCAGGCGTTCATCGCCAGCCTGCTGTCGCTGTCCGCCGTGGTGGTCGGCGCGTGGGCCATGGGCGACGTGCGCCGCGTTCGGCAGGCCTACGTGGCCGAGCTTGTCGAGCGGGCGCACCAGGCCGAGCGCGAGCGCGACCAGCGGGCCCAGCTGGCCGCCGCCGAGGAGCGCGCCCGTATCGCCCGCGAGATGCACGACGTCGTGGCGCACAACCTCTCGGTCATCGTCGTGCAGGCCGACGGCGGCCGCTACGCCGGCGACCAGGACCCGCAGGCGGCGCTCGACGCGCTGAAGACCATCGGCGACACCGGCAGGGGAGCGCTGTCCGAGATGCGCCGGCTGCTCGGGGTGCTGCGCGCCACGGACGACGGCGACGGCGGCACCATCCGCCCGCAGCCGGGTCTGGGCAGCCTGCCGGAGCTGGTCACGTCGGTGCGCCAGGCCGGGCTGCCGGTCGAGCTCGACGTCACCGGGCCGCCGCGGCCGCTGCAGCCGGGGCCGTCGCTGGCGGTGTACCGGGTGATCCAGGAGGCGCTGACCAACGCGCTCAAGCACGCCGGGCCGGCCGCCCGGGCGCGCGTGGCGCTGGTGTTCGCCACCGACCGGCTCATGGCGCGGGTGAGCGACGACGGCAGGGGAGCCGGCGCCGTCGACGACGGCCTGGGACAGGGACTGGCGGGCATGCGGGAGCGGATGACGATGTACGGCGGCACGGTGACGGCGGGACCGGCGGCCGGTGGTGGCTGGCGGGTCGAGCTCGACCTGCCGTACGGCGAAGGGGCGTGA
- a CDS encoding VOC family protein, translating to MRMLHLGLRVTDLDRSLAFYTAVGYTVAGRVPETGFGSLTMLQLPGDPFISLELVHDPDRPVTDTGAVNHLVVQTDDLAATVADLAARGIAAEPPHDHGEGMWTSWLTDPDGYRIELVQWPPGHPAGMTAADFIA from the coding sequence ATGCGCATGCTCCACCTCGGCCTGCGGGTCACCGACCTGGACCGTTCGCTCGCCTTCTACACCGCCGTCGGCTACACGGTGGCCGGCCGGGTGCCGGAGACCGGGTTCGGCAGCCTCACCATGCTCCAGCTGCCCGGCGACCCGTTCATCAGCCTCGAGCTCGTCCACGACCCGGATCGCCCGGTCACCGACACCGGCGCCGTCAACCACCTCGTCGTGCAGACCGACGACCTGGCCGCGACGGTCGCGGACCTCGCGGCCCGGGGCATTGCGGCCGAGCCGCCGCACGACCACGGCGAGGGCATGTGGACGTCCTGGCTGACCGACCCCGACGGCTACCGGATCGAGCTGGTGCAGTGGCCGCCCGGCCACCCCGCGGGCATGACGGCCGCCGACTTCATCGCGTGA
- the panD gene encoding aspartate 1-decarboxylase → MFRTMMKGKIHRATVTQADLHYVGSVTVDEDLLDAADLLPGEQVDIVDITNGARLTTYAIAGPRGSGVIGINGAAARLVQPGDLVILISYALVGDAEARDLKPRVVHVDAANRIVGAGHDAAEPVPGDTALLRGDTVRA, encoded by the coding sequence GTGTTCCGCACCATGATGAAGGGCAAGATCCACCGCGCCACCGTGACGCAGGCCGACCTGCACTACGTGGGATCGGTCACGGTCGACGAGGACCTCCTCGACGCCGCCGACCTCCTCCCCGGCGAGCAGGTCGACATCGTCGACATCACCAACGGCGCCCGGCTCACCACCTACGCCATCGCCGGCCCGCGCGGGTCCGGCGTCATCGGCATCAACGGCGCCGCCGCCCGGCTGGTCCAGCCCGGCGACCTCGTCATCCTCATCAGCTACGCGCTGGTCGGCGACGCCGAGGCGCGTGACCTGAAGCCGCGGGTGGTGCACGTCGACGCCGCCAACCGCATCGTCGGCGCCGGCCACGACGCCGCCGAGCCGGTGCCCGGCGACACCGCCCTGCTGCGTGGGGACACCGTCAGGGCATGA
- a CDS encoding DUF885 family protein, translated as MPDNDAATPRAIADRYVETIADLNPLVGTALGIRPGVDAMPDLSPEGQEAEAAAARATLAELDAAEAAAAGNGGLPDQERRAARLLRERLTASLAVHDAGEGLREISNLFSPVQSLRSVFLIMPSESDDDWAVIGRRLRNIPGAARGFRASLEEGDRRGLYAAPRQVDTVVEQLDTWLESDWYTTFVGKGPEAQRAELTAAAAEAGAGLAELRDYLATTYRPASEGTPDGVGRDRYTIWARRWTGADLDLEDAYAYGWSEFHRIGAEMKEAADAVLPGHTPLAVMRHLDEHGAAIEGVDAIRDWLQNLMNEAMSDLDGTHVDLAEPIRHVEAMIAPPGSAAAPYYTRPSLDFSRPGRTWLPTLGETRFPLWGLVSTWYHEGVPGHHLQLAQWVHVADQLSRYQVSLGSVSAMTEGWALYAERLMDELGYLTDPAYRLGYLDAQIMRAIRVIVDIGMHLRLRIPGDETFHPGEVWTPELAREFFGAFNGRDPAFLDSEIVRYLGMPAQAIGYKLGERAWLAGRDAAQAAQGADFDLKAWHMAALSMGSLGLDDLAAELARLP; from the coding sequence GTGCCCGACAACGACGCCGCCACCCCTCGTGCCATCGCCGACCGCTACGTCGAGACCATCGCCGACCTGAACCCGCTCGTCGGCACGGCGCTGGGCATCAGACCCGGCGTCGACGCGATGCCCGACCTGTCGCCCGAGGGCCAGGAGGCCGAGGCGGCGGCCGCCCGCGCCACGCTGGCCGAGCTCGACGCCGCCGAGGCGGCCGCCGCGGGCAACGGCGGGCTGCCGGACCAGGAGCGGCGCGCGGCCCGGCTGCTGCGCGAGCGGCTGACGGCGTCGCTCGCGGTGCACGACGCCGGCGAGGGGCTGCGCGAGATCAGCAACCTGTTCTCGCCGGTGCAGTCGCTGCGCTCGGTGTTCCTCATCATGCCGTCGGAGTCCGACGACGACTGGGCCGTCATCGGCCGGCGGCTGCGCAACATCCCCGGCGCCGCCCGCGGGTTCCGGGCCTCGCTCGAAGAGGGCGACCGCCGCGGCCTGTACGCCGCGCCGCGCCAGGTCGACACCGTCGTCGAGCAGCTCGACACCTGGCTGGAGTCGGACTGGTACACGACCTTCGTCGGCAAGGGCCCCGAGGCGCAGCGCGCCGAGCTGACCGCCGCGGCCGCCGAGGCCGGCGCCGGCCTGGCCGAGCTGCGCGACTACCTCGCCACCACCTACCGCCCGGCCAGCGAGGGCACGCCGGACGGCGTCGGGCGCGACCGGTACACCATCTGGGCCCGCCGCTGGACCGGCGCCGACCTCGACCTCGAGGACGCCTACGCCTACGGGTGGTCGGAGTTCCACCGCATCGGCGCGGAGATGAAGGAGGCCGCCGACGCCGTCCTGCCCGGCCACACGCCGCTGGCCGTCATGCGCCACCTCGACGAGCACGGCGCCGCCATCGAGGGCGTCGACGCGATCCGCGACTGGCTGCAGAACCTCATGAACGAGGCGATGTCCGACCTCGACGGCACCCATGTCGACCTCGCCGAGCCGATCAGGCACGTCGAGGCGATGATCGCGCCGCCGGGCAGCGCCGCCGCGCCGTACTACACCCGCCCGTCGCTCGACTTCAGCCGCCCGGGCCGCACCTGGCTGCCGACGCTGGGCGAGACCCGGTTCCCGTTGTGGGGCCTGGTCAGCACCTGGTACCACGAAGGCGTCCCGGGCCACCACCTGCAGCTCGCGCAGTGGGTGCACGTGGCCGACCAGCTCTCGCGCTACCAGGTCAGCCTCGGCTCGGTCAGCGCCATGACCGAGGGCTGGGCGCTCTACGCCGAGCGGCTCATGGACGAGCTCGGCTACCTCACCGACCCGGCCTACCGCCTCGGCTACCTGGACGCGCAGATCATGCGGGCCATCCGGGTCATCGTCGACATCGGCATGCACCTGCGGCTGCGCATCCCCGGCGACGAGACGTTCCACCCCGGCGAGGTGTGGACGCCGGAACTGGCGCGCGAGTTCTTCGGTGCCTTCAACGGCCGCGACCCCGCCTTCCTCGACTCCGAGATCGTCCGCTACCTCGGCATGCCGGCGCAGGCCATCGGCTACAAGCTGGGCGAGCGGGCCTGGCTGGCCGGCCGCGACGCCGCGCAGGCGGCGCAGGGCGCGGACTTCGACCTCAAGGCCTGGCACATGGCCGCGCTCTCGATGGGGTCGCTCGGTCTCGACGACCTCGCCGCCGAGCTCGCCCGGCTGCCGTGA